From Humisphaera borealis, the proteins below share one genomic window:
- a CDS encoding 3-keto-disaccharide hydrolase, which yields MNKRILTSVLSVVTAFGGFAIAQQPAPKDPAKPAAPAKPAPKPKPVAPLPEYTGLNPKTMAPTAGTADNTAPEGFVAAFNGKDLTGWVGLLKAPNDNPIKRAALSAEDRAKATAEAEANKIANWKVEDGALVFSGKGRSLCTANQYGNFEMWVTWKIKEAGDSGIYLRGSPQVQIWDTNLKNGAHVGSGGFYNNQKNPAIPLKKADKPVGEWNTFFIRMVGEKATVYLNGELVVDNVTLENYWDRTQPIFAKEQIELQNHGNTLWFKNIYIKELPDSAAK from the coding sequence GTGAACAAGCGAATTCTCACCAGCGTCCTCAGCGTAGTTACCGCCTTCGGCGGATTTGCGATCGCGCAGCAGCCGGCCCCCAAGGATCCGGCCAAGCCCGCAGCCCCCGCCAAGCCTGCCCCAAAGCCCAAGCCTGTCGCCCCGCTGCCGGAGTACACAGGCCTGAACCCCAAGACGATGGCCCCCACCGCCGGCACGGCCGACAACACGGCCCCCGAGGGTTTTGTCGCCGCGTTCAACGGCAAAGACCTCACCGGCTGGGTCGGCCTGCTGAAGGCACCGAACGACAATCCCATCAAGCGGGCTGCCCTGTCGGCCGAGGACCGCGCCAAGGCCACCGCCGAGGCCGAAGCGAACAAGATCGCCAACTGGAAGGTCGAAGACGGCGCGCTCGTCTTCAGCGGCAAAGGCCGCAGCCTCTGCACCGCCAACCAGTACGGCAACTTCGAAATGTGGGTGACCTGGAAGATCAAGGAAGCCGGCGACAGCGGCATTTATCTTCGCGGCTCGCCGCAGGTGCAGATCTGGGACACCAATCTCAAGAATGGCGCCCACGTCGGCTCCGGCGGTTTCTACAACAACCAGAAGAACCCTGCGATCCCGCTGAAGAAGGCCGACAAGCCCGTCGGCGAATGGAACACGTTCTTCATCCGAATGGTCGGCGAGAAGGCGACCGTCTACCTCAATGGCGAACTGGTCGTCGATAACGTCACACTGGAAAACTACTGGGACCGCACCCAGCCGATCTTCGCCAAAGAGCAGATCGAACTGCAGAACCACGGCAACACGCTCTGGTTCAAGAACATCTACATCAAGGAACTGCCCGACTCGGCGGCGAAGTAG
- a CDS encoding YbaB/EbfC family nucleoid-associated protein has protein sequence MFDNLKNLANMPAMLAKARELQEKMKTMQEELVRRTVTAEAGGGMVEATCNGKMELVKLRIDKSKVDPNDTELIEDLTVAAVHAAQVKAANMAKAEMERIAGSLGLPPGVLPGM, from the coding sequence ATGTTCGACAACCTTAAGAATCTCGCCAACATGCCCGCCATGCTCGCCAAGGCCCGCGAGCTGCAGGAGAAGATGAAGACCATGCAGGAGGAGCTGGTCCGCAGGACGGTCACCGCCGAGGCCGGCGGCGGCATGGTCGAAGCGACCTGCAACGGCAAGATGGAACTCGTCAAGTTGCGCATCGACAAGTCGAAGGTCGATCCGAACGACACGGAACTGATCGAAGACCTCACCGTCGCCGCGGTTCACGCCGCACAGGTGAAGGCTGCCAACATGGCCAAGGCCGAAATGGAACGCATCGCCGGCAGCCTGGGTCTGCCGCCTGGCGTGCTGCCTGGTATGTGA
- a CDS encoding PilZ domain-containing protein, with translation MLAQTIAAPSSTVPFEERRRSVRRPTVCEAWVRSPTDTDDTKIEVTALDLSRHGVGFESRQPLQVNCFYWIELEIGDKQIAQEVRVTSCLESDDLPGVYRVGGKFC, from the coding sequence ATGCTCGCACAAACCATCGCCGCGCCATCGTCTACCGTCCCGTTCGAAGAGCGCCGTCGCTCCGTCCGTCGGCCGACGGTCTGCGAGGCGTGGGTACGCTCCCCGACCGACACCGACGACACCAAGATCGAAGTTACAGCGCTGGACCTCTCCCGCCACGGCGTAGGCTTCGAGAGCCGCCAGCCGCTGCAGGTCAACTGCTTCTACTGGATCGAGTTGGAGATCGGCGACAAGCAGATCGCCCAGGAGGTGCGCGTCACCAGTTGCCTGGAATCCGATGACCTGCCGGGCGTTTATCGCGTGGGTGGAAAGTTCTGCTGA
- a CDS encoding B12-binding domain-containing radical SAM protein yields the protein MATDRRIYFVNPPYERIAPGYAFIKHLTNRSPSLGLLHLAAQVREVGYEPTILESDILDLDFDGVADRIIAAAPRYVGITLFTVGVWGSARIARKVKQALPDTVIIVGGPHISSMGLETVKRFTEFDVAVQGEGEKVLVELLKAYDKAAETGQPVDLSPVPAIIYRKNGKTTVNPALPLELVLDELPFPAWDLLPNFPHAYKPAVYDYPRGPVATIAASRGCPFHCKFCDTSTFGAKVRYYSPKKVFEMMVFLQKKWGIRHIMFVDDLFLASRQRTTELCNLILEHGLKMTWTCDARVDTVKPDLLDLMKRAGCWQISFGLETGSDDMLRRMDKSARVEKSERAVNWAAEAGIRVKGLFMLGYPGETRETIEMTKAFVRRIPMTIMNLTKFTPYPGSPVYRELYGTTIRDDHWEKMNGMNFVWAPDGISVEELDKHYQEVIGWFYKQKRVRRRYVKESFRNPGHLIRLGRAGLGFATAKVKSYLKGRRGLLIDRVETDLDMKTDPATVPAVAGESCGTGCGTSDKAGGLVKLKISR from the coding sequence ATGGCCACCGATCGACGCATCTACTTCGTCAACCCGCCCTACGAGCGGATCGCCCCCGGCTACGCGTTCATCAAGCACCTGACCAACCGCTCGCCGTCGCTGGGTTTGCTTCACCTGGCGGCACAGGTGCGCGAGGTCGGCTACGAGCCGACGATCCTCGAAAGCGATATCCTCGATCTCGACTTCGACGGCGTCGCCGACCGCATTATCGCTGCGGCGCCGAGGTACGTCGGCATCACCCTTTTTACCGTCGGCGTCTGGGGCTCGGCCCGCATCGCCCGCAAGGTCAAGCAGGCTCTGCCGGACACCGTGATTATTGTCGGCGGGCCACACATCAGTTCGATGGGGCTGGAGACCGTCAAGCGGTTCACGGAGTTTGATGTCGCCGTCCAAGGGGAAGGGGAAAAGGTTCTTGTCGAACTGCTCAAGGCGTACGACAAGGCCGCCGAAACCGGCCAGCCCGTCGACCTGTCGCCGGTGCCGGCGATCATCTACCGCAAGAACGGCAAGACGACCGTCAACCCCGCCCTTCCGCTGGAACTGGTGCTCGACGAGCTCCCCTTCCCCGCATGGGACCTGTTGCCGAACTTCCCGCACGCCTACAAGCCGGCCGTTTACGACTACCCGCGCGGCCCGGTCGCGACCATCGCCGCCAGCCGCGGCTGCCCGTTCCACTGCAAGTTCTGCGACACGTCGACCTTCGGCGCCAAGGTGCGGTATTACTCGCCAAAGAAGGTCTTCGAGATGATGGTCTTTCTCCAGAAGAAATGGGGGATTCGCCACATCATGTTCGTGGACGACCTGTTCCTGGCGAGCCGTCAGCGGACGACGGAGCTGTGCAATCTGATTCTTGAGCACGGCCTGAAGATGACCTGGACGTGCGATGCCCGCGTCGACACGGTCAAGCCCGATCTGCTCGATCTGATGAAGCGGGCCGGCTGCTGGCAGATCAGTTTCGGCCTGGAGACGGGTTCGGACGACATGCTCCGCCGGATGGATAAGTCGGCGCGGGTGGAAAAGAGCGAGCGCGCCGTCAACTGGGCCGCCGAGGCGGGGATTCGCGTCAAAGGCCTGTTCATGCTCGGCTATCCGGGTGAGACGCGTGAGACCATCGAGATGACCAAGGCGTTCGTCCGCCGAATCCCGATGACGATCATGAACCTGACGAAATTCACGCCCTACCCCGGTTCGCCGGTCTATCGCGAGCTGTACGGCACGACGATCCGCGACGACCACTGGGAAAAGATGAACGGGATGAACTTCGTCTGGGCCCCCGACGGCATCAGCGTCGAAGAGCTCGACAAGCACTACCAGGAAGTCATCGGCTGGTTCTACAAGCAGAAGCGCGTCCGCCGGCGGTACGTGAAGGAGTCGTTCCGCAACCCCGGCCACCTGATCCGCCTCGGCCGCGCCGGGCTGGGCTTCGCGACGGCGAAGGTGAAGAGCTACCTGAAGGGGCGACGGGGTTTGCTCATCGATCGCGTCGAAACGGACCTGGACATGAAAACCGATCCCGCCACGGTTCCTGCAGTCGCCGGCGAATCCTGCGGCACCGGATGCGGCACCTCAGACAAAGCCGGCGGACTCGTGAAGCTAAAGATTTCGAGGTGA
- a CDS encoding ABC transporter ATP-binding protein yields the protein MTTTGISQMAPLTTAKAAVVVRDLRKEYPTPNDPLVVLRDVNLELSRGTPLAIVGPSGSGKSTLLNILGTLDQPTGGSFTLDGVDPFTLSPKDLASFRSTKIGFIFQDHLLLPQLSAAENVLVAKLAQGKATKADGDRARQLLKDVGLADRASHLPSELSGGEQQRVAIARAMMNSPTLMLADEPTGNLDPKTAQQVADLLFDLASKTGSVLVVVTHSMELAGRFPKRMRMQDGELVNA from the coding sequence ATGACCACCACCGGCATATCACAGATGGCACCGCTGACCACCGCCAAGGCGGCAGTGGTCGTTCGCGACCTGCGCAAGGAATACCCCACCCCGAACGATCCGCTCGTGGTTTTGCGCGACGTCAACCTCGAGCTCTCGCGTGGAACGCCATTGGCGATCGTCGGGCCCAGCGGCTCCGGTAAGAGCACGCTGCTCAACATCCTCGGAACGCTCGACCAGCCGACCGGCGGCAGTTTCACGCTCGACGGCGTCGATCCGTTTACGCTGTCGCCGAAAGATCTGGCGTCGTTCCGCAGCACGAAGATCGGGTTCATCTTTCAAGATCACCTACTGCTGCCGCAGCTTTCGGCGGCCGAGAACGTGCTGGTTGCCAAGCTGGCCCAGGGCAAGGCAACGAAAGCCGATGGCGACCGTGCACGGCAACTGCTGAAAGATGTCGGGCTCGCCGATCGCGCTTCACACCTGCCGTCAGAACTGTCGGGCGGCGAGCAGCAGCGTGTCGCAATCGCTAGGGCGATGATGAACAGCCCCACGCTGATGCTCGCCGACGAGCCGACGGGCAACCTCGACCCTAAAACCGCGCAGCAGGTCGCCGACCTGCTGTTCGACCTGGCGAGCAAGACCGGCAGCGTGCTGGTCGTCGTCACGCACAGCATGGAGCTGGCCGGGCGGTTTCCGAAACGGATGCGGATGCAGGACGGAGAGCTGGTGAATGCGTAG
- a CDS encoding glycosyltransferase family 4 protein, translated as MNISILAAGAGGMYCGSCLRDSAIAHALRNQGHVVTLIPLYTPLKNERDVTTTHEVFYGGVNLYLQHSSPMFRKTPRMLDWVFDRPWLLNMAGKFGAQGDPGKFAGLTMDVLQGEDGAAAKELHRLTEFMRDHVKPEVICLPNLMFAGMAREFRERIGVPVICELTGEDIFLDAMGADDREQIRRIIRDRAKHVSQFVSTSSYYADRMAEYLGIERSEIDVVYTGLSNEYFAPKATPKAGTGTNGKRKSQTIGYVGRACPEKGLGLLIEAMIRLRGMPNMWNVRLKVAGYIGSRDAKWYADLKKRATAAGLGDQIDWLGEVSIEKKIELLDSIDVFTMPTTIPEPKGVSIIEAMSRGVPVVQPNHGSFPELVAATGGGVLIPPNDAQALAEALSDLLHDSSKARELGRRGQAAVAEKFSERRMSNDMLAVFEKTIAEEKVAV; from the coding sequence GTGAACATCAGTATTCTCGCTGCCGGCGCCGGCGGCATGTACTGCGGATCGTGCCTTCGTGACAGCGCCATCGCCCATGCGTTGCGCAACCAGGGCCATGTCGTCACACTGATCCCGCTTTACACCCCGCTGAAAAACGAGCGAGATGTCACCACGACGCACGAGGTCTTTTACGGCGGGGTGAACCTCTATCTGCAGCACTCGTCGCCGATGTTCCGCAAAACGCCGCGGATGCTCGACTGGGTGTTCGATCGCCCCTGGCTGCTCAACATGGCCGGCAAGTTCGGCGCACAGGGTGACCCCGGTAAGTTTGCCGGGCTGACGATGGACGTCCTGCAAGGCGAAGACGGGGCGGCGGCAAAAGAACTGCACCGTCTGACGGAGTTCATGCGCGACCACGTGAAACCCGAGGTCATCTGCCTGCCGAACCTGATGTTCGCCGGCATGGCACGGGAGTTCCGCGAGCGCATCGGGGTGCCGGTCATCTGCGAGCTGACGGGCGAGGACATCTTCCTCGATGCGATGGGTGCCGACGACCGCGAGCAGATCCGCCGAATCATCCGCGACCGGGCGAAGCATGTGTCGCAGTTCGTCTCCACCAGCAGTTACTACGCCGACCGGATGGCGGAGTATCTGGGTATCGAGCGAAGCGAAATCGACGTTGTCTACACGGGGCTGTCGAACGAATACTTCGCGCCCAAGGCGACCCCCAAGGCCGGTACAGGGACCAACGGCAAGCGTAAATCGCAGACGATCGGTTATGTCGGTCGGGCCTGTCCGGAGAAGGGGCTGGGGTTGCTGATCGAGGCGATGATCCGCCTGCGCGGCATGCCCAACATGTGGAACGTGCGGCTGAAAGTGGCCGGCTATATCGGCAGCCGCGACGCCAAGTGGTACGCCGACCTGAAGAAGCGCGCGACCGCCGCCGGCTTGGGCGATCAGATCGACTGGCTGGGCGAGGTGAGCATCGAGAAGAAGATCGAACTGCTCGATTCGATCGACGTCTTTACCATGCCGACGACGATCCCCGAGCCCAAGGGCGTCAGCATCATCGAGGCTATGTCTCGTGGCGTGCCGGTGGTGCAGCCGAACCACGGTTCGTTCCCCGAACTCGTGGCGGCGACGGGCGGCGGCGTGCTGATTCCGCCGAACGATGCGCAAGCGCTGGCCGAGGCGCTGTCGGACCTGCTGCATGATTCGAGCAAGGCGCGTGAGCTTGGTCGCAGGGGTCAGGCCGCTGTCGCGGAGAAGTTCAGCGAGCGGAGAATGTCTAACGACATGCTCGCGGTATTCGAGAAGACGATCGCGGAGGAGAAGGTGGCGGTGTGA
- a CDS encoding DUF1015 domain-containing protein has protein sequence MAHIRPFHAIRYARRPDLDLSKLIAPPYDVLDEKSKAAYVARHPNNIVSVDLPWLPPKSVGPDSAYQNANITLQSWLKTGILTQDKRPATYPYMQTFEHSGRTYHRRGFISLVRLSPFGQGQVVPHEKTYEAPIEDRLKLMRATKAQLSPIFGLYSDPRHEVNNALYANVGKPEHAGDLDGVKHQLWSVTDAEVENRVSDLMGNKPIYIADGHHRYTTALAYQKEVAAQYQAEHGSPLPPSHPANWCLFVLVGMQDDGMLILPTHRILGNVPKFDIATFTRVVSPNFEVTETPLPPDQVDEFVRNILPMQPAHTFGLYDGRAKKLYQLACKNPDVLKNLEPGQSEPWRRLDVAILQRYFLDEVVTPLFGEPTKSYTAYADQVVPMTDGAKNQVAILLKSTPLAALEQLGRHGEVMPQKSTFFYPKLATGMAINPL, from the coding sequence TTGGCCCATATTCGCCCGTTCCACGCGATTCGCTACGCCCGCCGGCCCGACCTTGACCTGTCGAAGCTGATCGCCCCGCCCTACGACGTGCTCGACGAGAAATCCAAGGCTGCGTATGTCGCGCGTCATCCGAACAACATCGTGTCGGTCGATCTTCCCTGGCTTCCGCCCAAAAGCGTCGGCCCGGACTCGGCTTATCAGAACGCCAATATCACGCTCCAGAGCTGGCTCAAGACGGGCATCCTGACACAGGACAAGCGACCGGCGACCTACCCGTACATGCAGACGTTCGAGCATTCCGGCCGGACGTACCATCGCCGGGGTTTTATCTCGCTGGTCCGCCTGTCGCCGTTCGGGCAGGGACAGGTCGTGCCTCACGAAAAGACGTACGAAGCGCCGATCGAAGACCGCCTGAAGCTGATGCGCGCCACCAAGGCGCAGCTCTCGCCCATCTTCGGACTTTATTCCGATCCGCGGCACGAGGTGAACAACGCGCTCTACGCCAACGTCGGCAAGCCCGAACACGCCGGCGATCTGGACGGCGTCAAGCATCAGCTCTGGAGCGTGACCGACGCCGAAGTGGAAAACCGTGTGAGCGACCTGATGGGCAACAAGCCGATCTACATCGCCGACGGCCACCACCGTTACACGACCGCGCTGGCCTACCAGAAGGAAGTCGCCGCGCAATACCAGGCCGAGCACGGCAGCCCCCTTCCGCCGTCGCACCCGGCCAACTGGTGCCTGTTTGTGCTGGTCGGCATGCAGGACGACGGCATGCTCATCCTGCCGACGCACCGTATTCTGGGGAACGTTCCGAAGTTTGATATCGCCACATTCACCCGCGTCGTGTCGCCGAACTTTGAAGTCACCGAAACGCCGCTGCCGCCGGACCAGGTGGACGAGTTCGTCCGCAACATCCTGCCCATGCAACCGGCCCACACGTTCGGGCTGTACGACGGGCGGGCGAAAAAGCTGTACCAGCTCGCCTGCAAGAACCCCGACGTGCTCAAGAACCTGGAGCCCGGCCAGAGCGAGCCTTGGCGCCGGCTGGATGTGGCGATCCTGCAGCGCTACTTCCTGGACGAAGTTGTCACGCCGCTATTCGGCGAGCCAACGAAGTCGTACACGGCGTATGCAGACCAGGTTGTCCCCATGACCGATGGCGCGAAGAACCAGGTGGCGATCCTGCTCAAATCAACGCCGCTGGCCGCCCTCGAACAGCTCGGTCGCCACGGCGAAGTCATGCCGCAGAAGAGCACGTTCTTCTACCCCAAGCTCGCGACGGGCATGGCGATCAACCCGTTGTAG
- a CDS encoding AAA family ATPase, which yields MRAFVTGQIGVDKGPYLKAVQEMATKNGHQLEICHIGKMMYEEAPDVPAGRILNLPITRLNTLRRSVFKEAVRAAETKPNVLVNTHATFRWRHGLFSAFDFDHIKAFNADLYITILDNIESVHQRLIKDHDIDHTLKDLMVWREEETLATEILANITRGHGHFFMVSRGRSIPTVQTIYRLMFEPWRKKVYPSFPMSHVMDLPDTLAEIDRFKATLNEHFITFDPADVDEFVLHTMALKALADGQLHFDAVGAEGPITLKTADVAQISGDIMGQIYARDFKMVDQSDMIVSLVPELPNGKPGLSSGVERELHHAFEGGKEVYVVWACKGTPSPFITETATRVFRSVDEGIEYFRTKGYIR from the coding sequence ATGCGCGCATTCGTGACCGGACAAATCGGCGTCGATAAAGGCCCCTACCTCAAAGCCGTCCAGGAGATGGCCACCAAGAACGGCCATCAGCTCGAAATCTGCCACATCGGCAAGATGATGTACGAGGAGGCCCCCGACGTACCGGCCGGCCGAATCCTCAACCTGCCGATCACCCGCCTGAACACCCTGCGTCGCAGCGTTTTCAAGGAAGCCGTCCGCGCCGCTGAGACCAAGCCAAACGTATTGGTGAACACCCACGCCACCTTCCGCTGGCGACACGGGCTGTTCTCGGCGTTCGACTTCGACCACATCAAGGCGTTTAACGCCGACCTGTACATCACGATTCTCGACAACATCGAGAGCGTGCACCAGCGCCTCATCAAGGACCACGACATCGACCACACGCTGAAAGACCTGATGGTCTGGCGTGAGGAAGAAACACTCGCCACCGAGATTCTCGCCAACATCACCCGCGGGCACGGCCACTTCTTTATGGTCAGCCGCGGCCGCAGCATCCCCACGGTACAGACGATCTACCGCCTGATGTTCGAGCCCTGGCGCAAGAAGGTGTACCCCAGCTTCCCGATGAGCCACGTCATGGACCTGCCTGACACGCTGGCCGAGATCGACCGGTTCAAGGCGACGCTAAACGAGCATTTCATCACGTTCGACCCGGCCGATGTGGACGAGTTCGTGCTCCACACGATGGCGCTTAAGGCGCTCGCCGATGGACAGCTTCACTTCGACGCCGTCGGCGCCGAAGGCCCGATCACGCTGAAGACGGCAGACGTCGCGCAGATCAGCGGCGACATCATGGGCCAGATCTACGCCCGTGATTTCAAGATGGTCGATCAGAGCGACATGATCGTGAGCTTGGTCCCCGAGCTGCCCAACGGCAAGCCGGGGCTGAGCAGCGGCGTGGAACGCGAATTGCACCACGCGTTCGAAGGTGGCAAAGAGGTGTACGTCGTTTGGGCCTGCAAAGGGACGCCCAGCCCGTTCATCACCGAGACGGCGACGCGGGTGTTCAGGAGTGTGGATGAGGGAATCGAGTACTTCAGGACGAAGGGGTATATCCGGTGA
- a CDS encoding carboxypeptidase-like regulatory domain-containing protein, which translates to MTEDDSDRPPPDPKTEKRRDSCAVGCIGVLAVLGVTFVLLWPYPQNHDFTFRGTVTDMNGQPISGATVTCLMKIDEDMFPLPIPFTGKPPRSENLTAVSDSSGRFAFNGRAREVRVHAYSKPHGWAVSEDMWGFDKTPVLTVTLKLDQRPGGSSVRMPVTRSAK; encoded by the coding sequence GTGACGGAAGACGACAGCGATCGTCCGCCGCCGGATCCGAAGACAGAAAAGCGGCGGGACTCATGCGCGGTGGGCTGCATCGGAGTTCTCGCCGTCCTGGGCGTAACATTCGTGTTGCTGTGGCCGTATCCGCAGAATCACGACTTCACGTTCCGCGGCACGGTGACCGATATGAATGGGCAGCCGATTTCGGGGGCGACAGTCACCTGCCTGATGAAGATCGATGAGGATATGTTTCCGCTCCCGATTCCGTTTACCGGCAAGCCTCCCCGAAGCGAGAATTTGACCGCAGTGTCGGATTCGTCCGGAAGGTTCGCTTTTAACGGGCGGGCTCGCGAGGTGCGCGTCCACGCTTACTCTAAACCTCACGGCTGGGCTGTGAGCGAGGACATGTGGGGATTTGATAAGACGCCCGTGTTGACGGTAACGCTGAAACTCGATCAACGGCCTGGCGGATCGTCCGTCAGGATGCCTGTGACGAGGTCGGCAAAGTAA
- a CDS encoding LOG family protein, whose translation MPSITVYLSSSKDVDAVYHDAATALGKSIAAAGWTLVYGGNPIGLMGKLSDGARAGGGKVVGITPQLMADEGIADKACDELIVTTTMRERKHLLETRGDAFIAMPGGMGTFEELFEILVGRILGYHVKPIILLNIAGYYDPLLAMIEHGIVQRFIKPRAKEAYFVATTVDGAIRHLHDCFSGRLRREHPEGEPSARE comes from the coding sequence ATGCCCTCCATCACCGTCTATCTCTCCAGCAGCAAAGACGTCGACGCCGTCTACCACGACGCCGCGACCGCTCTCGGCAAATCGATCGCCGCGGCCGGCTGGACGCTGGTCTACGGCGGCAACCCCATCGGCCTGATGGGCAAACTGTCCGATGGTGCCCGCGCAGGCGGCGGGAAGGTGGTCGGCATTACGCCGCAGCTCATGGCCGATGAAGGCATCGCCGACAAGGCGTGCGACGAGCTGATCGTCACCACCACCATGCGCGAGCGAAAGCACCTGCTCGAAACCCGCGGCGACGCCTTTATCGCCATGCCCGGCGGCATGGGGACGTTTGAAGAGCTGTTCGAAATCCTCGTCGGCCGCATCCTGGGATATCACGTCAAACCCATCATCCTGCTGAACATCGCCGGGTACTACGACCCACTGCTGGCGATGATCGAACACGGCATCGTGCAGCGGTTCATCAAGCCGCGGGCGAAAGAGGCTTACTTCGTCGCGACCACCGTTGACGGCGCTATCCGGCACCTGCACGACTGTTTTTCCGGACGTCTGCGGAGAGAGCATCCCGAAGGGGAGCCGTCGGCAAGGGAATAA